One window of the Paenibacillus beijingensis genome contains the following:
- a CDS encoding DUF423 domain-containing protein, translated as MMRKYMSYGALHALLAVVLGAFAAHGLKSRLTTHMLDVFETGVRYQMYHALGLILVAIMSEKLGQKGGALRTGGKLLHIGIFLFSGSLYVLSLSGIGWLGAITPLGGLCFIAGWALTAWAAWKARN; from the coding sequence ATGATGCGTAAATATATGTCCTACGGGGCGCTGCACGCGCTGCTGGCGGTCGTACTGGGCGCCTTTGCCGCCCACGGCTTGAAAAGCCGCTTGACGACGCATATGCTGGACGTGTTCGAAACAGGGGTCCGGTATCAAATGTATCATGCTTTAGGACTTATTCTGGTCGCGATTATGTCCGAGAAGCTTGGCCAGAAGGGCGGGGCGCTGAGAACGGGAGGCAAGCTGCTCCATATCGGTATTTTTTTATTTTCGGGAAGTTTGTATGTGCTCAGCTTGAGCGGGATCGGCTGGCTCGGGGCGATTACGCCGCTGGGCGGTCTTTGCTTTATCGCGGGATGGGCCTTAACGGCATGGGCCGCCTGGAAAGCGCGGAACTAG
- a CDS encoding YunC family protein: MMRMVPLELEGGATVLGIEVKLPKTTLVAVTTDKGYIMCGALDVALLNTRLKDRGIIAGRAVGVRTLEELMAAPMESITEQAAALGVTVGMKGSDAVRLML; encoded by the coding sequence ATGATGCGTATGGTACCGCTGGAGCTTGAAGGCGGAGCTACGGTGCTCGGCATTGAGGTGAAGCTGCCCAAAACAACGCTTGTCGCCGTGACGACCGACAAAGGTTATATCATGTGCGGGGCGCTTGATGTCGCTTTGCTGAATACAAGGCTGAAGGACCGAGGAATTATTGCCGGCAGAGCGGTTGGCGTGCGGACGCTTGAGGAATTGATGGCGGCGCCTATGGAGTCGATTACGGAACAGGCGGCGGCGCTCGGTGTAACGGTGGGCATGAAAGGTTCGGACGCGGTGCGGCTGATGCTCTGA